The sequence below is a genomic window from Candidatus Omnitrophota bacterium.
GTTTATCTGGTGAGCATTATCCGAAGTAAAAGAACCTGTGTCGTCTGTAAATTTCCAGAGTTTGTCTTTCATATTGGCTCTCAATTTATCATATCCATATTATTTTTTCAAGCCTTTTATAGTTTAAGAGGGTGTCCTTAATTACTCTTTTTAATTGCTCTTTTTGTTGAAAAATTTTAAATAGATGATAGAATAGGATACTATGCGCGTAGCCATGTATTACAATAACCGCGATATCAGGATAGAAGAGATGCCCAGGCCTAAAATCGGGCCAGGAGAACTCTTGATACGCGTTGAGGCTTCGGGGATCTGCGGTAGCGATGTAATGGAATGGTATCGCCTCGGCAGGACCCCTCTGGTATTAGGCCATGAAATTGCCGGCACGGTTGAAGAGACAGGGGAGGGCGTTAAAGCTTATAAAAAGGGCGACAGGGTGGCCTGTGCCCACCATGTCCCTTGCGGTAAATGTCATTATTGTTTAAGCGGGCATGAAACAGCCTGCGATACCTTGCGTAAAACTAATTTTGACCCCGGCGGGTTCTCTGAATACCTGCGCCTGCCTAAAATAAATGTGGATTACGGGGTTTTCCCTTTGCCGGATTCTATATCTTTTGAAGAAGCTACTTTTGTTGAGCCTTTAGCCTGCGTACTTAGGGGCCAGCGGCTGGCGGGTATGAAACCTGGCCTTACGCTTTTAGTGGTAGGCAGCGGTATAGCCGGGCTCTTGCATATACATTTGGCGAAAATAAAAGGTGTGGGCCGTATCATTGCTACGGATATCTCGGATTACCGCCTTAAGGCAGCCGGTGGGTTCGGCGCGGATACAAGCATTAATGCCAGGGAATATTTTGCGGATAAGCTACGTAAATTAAATAATGGCAGGCTCGCGGATTTGGTCATAGTCTCCACCGGTTCGCCTTCAGCAATCAGGCAGGCCTTAGAGTCTATTGAGCGAGGAGGCACGGTACTCTTTTTTGCCCCTACGGAGAAAGGTAGTGAGATTCCTCTTCTTTTTAATGAATTATTCTGGCGCACAGAGATAACCCTTACCAGTTCATATGCAGGCAGCCCTTCTGACTATAAAGAGGCATTAGGTTTAATTGCTAGTAAAAAGCTTAATCTTTCAGGGATGATTACGCATCGTTTTGGTTTAGCCGAAACTGCTAAAGGTTTTCAGTTAGTAGCGCAAGGAGGAGAATCTATAAAGGTAATTATTTTTCCACAGAAAAAATAATAATATCAAAGTTTTTTTGATACTCTGATACTATGATACTTTGACACAAACAGGTCTATTTACGAGGAGGACAAAATGGATTGGGGCATGAAGAACCGTATGCAGCGCATATTTAAAGAAGACGGTAAAGCCGTGATGCTGGCAATAGACCACGGT
It includes:
- a CDS encoding zinc-dependent dehydrogenase; translation: MRVAMYYNNRDIRIEEMPRPKIGPGELLIRVEASGICGSDVMEWYRLGRTPLVLGHEIAGTVEETGEGVKAYKKGDRVACAHHVPCGKCHYCLSGHETACDTLRKTNFDPGGFSEYLRLPKINVDYGVFPLPDSISFEEATFVEPLACVLRGQRLAGMKPGLTLLVVGSGIAGLLHIHLAKIKGVGRIIATDISDYRLKAAGGFGADTSINAREYFADKLRKLNNGRLADLVIVSTGSPSAIRQALESIERGGTVLFFAPTEKGSEIPLLFNELFWRTEITLTSSYAGSPSDYKEALGLIASKKLNLSGMITHRFGLAETAKGFQLVAQGGESIKVIIFPQKK